The Mauremys reevesii isolate NIE-2019 linkage group 22, ASM1616193v1, whole genome shotgun sequence genomic interval ccatcccacagtcggggagagaacccaggagtcctggctcccagccccccacccccccgaaaccccccaccccgctcagagctggGGACAATGGATCCAGGCTCCTGAGTTTCACATCCCCGGTCCGGATGTGGGTCCTGGTGGGGCCCTcgctgggctctgtggggctgtgaCCTCAGCCAGTCTCTGCGGGGAGGGTCCGGGTGTGTCTCCATCCTGCCTGatctctgctccccccacccccaggaaagGCTGGTTTCCCTTCTCGTACACCCGGCCCGTCCCCCCTGCCGAGACCCCCGAGAAACCCTACGGCAggtgagctgggggctgggcgtGCCACGAggtgggcggggagagggggactAGGGGGTGACAGatggaggaggcggggctgggactgtggggggcagggggcttggagAGGATGGGGGGCCAGGCAGTGGTACTGAGTTGGGGGCAAGGtacagggaggggggcagagcggGATAGAGGGGGTGCTGAGCTGGTGGCAGATgcggggcacagagaggggacgattggggccggggtggggagagtATGGGGGCTCATTTTAACCCTGTCTCTCCCCAGTTTTCCCCGGAGCAAACTGAACAGCAGCACGGGGACCCTGGACAAAGCGGGGTGCgtggcccccagcccagagggggGCCACGGGGGGGCCATCTTGCGctacgccccctccccccgccccagcaccttCCGCCAGCGCCCCTATAGCATGATGAACCCCGACCTGTCCCAGGTGAGTTGGGGGAGGAGCTTCCAGGCAAGCGCCCCCCGCTGGCCACTGGCTGGATCCTGGGGTCCCTCGGCTCCTCTCGGGGCGCAGCTCCTCCCCCCAGTCTCTCCTGAGgcctggagcctgctgcccacCCTCGAgactccccagccacccccccgaCCCCCCAGCCACGCCTCCAGGGTGCCAGCCCAGCCGGGGGGCGCAGGGGCAGTAGCTGCCCGTAGCCTCGGGAGCTGTTCCATTGCAATGGCCGGGCACTTCACGTCGATGACCCTCCGTTGGCGGCGCTTTTCCTGCCCCGCCGCCGGGGTGCCAGGCTGGCCGGGGGCGCAGGGGGCCAGCAGCATGGCATGGAGACAGGGAGCGAATTGGTCAGTTGTCCAGCGCCCCCAAATTACTACCGCGGGGGCCCCACTaacgacccccccccccgtcctcctGCAATCCCCCCCACCAGCCGCCACCTGGGGCACAGTGTGGGCATTGCAGGGCCAGCCTGGTGATTGCCACGTGCCCCGCCCCCTGCGCCCCCCGTCTCACCCTCCGGCTAATGTGAttctctccttcctcttcccagTTAGCGAACGAATTTGGGAGCCCCAGACTCCTCCCGTCCAGGTGAGAGCAGCGAGTCCGtgcccccaccccgggctccCACCCTAggattctccctcctcccctcgctGGCCCTAGTGCCAGGAttcaccccctccagccccccacccatCAGGATAACCTCCCCCCCTGGGCACTGGCACCCAGATTTAAGTCCCCCTCCCACTGAGGCCCCGTGACCCcatgccctctctccccccccaggtCTAACCCCTTTGCTCACGTCAGGCTGAAGCGGACGGTGACCAACGACCGCTCGGCCCCGCTGATCCAGTGAGGCCCCGAGGGCGCCCGCCGATCGCCCCCCGGGGGAGAGATGCCAGGAGCCCCCCGCTCGGGAAGGACTGGGGAGCTGGCAGCGGCCTCCCCACCATGCAGCCCGCGGCTCCCTCTAGTGGCGGCTTTGCAGAAGCGCATCCCAACTGCGGGGCTTGGGCTGTATCACGCAGCGGGAGGGGTCGGGGTTCGAATCCCGCCGGCAATgtctggagctgggggggggggagcaggaatGGAGGTGGGCCCTGGGGAGCCAgagtgtggggggatgggggaagggagggggagaggctgccCCCTGAGATAGAAATGCCTCCTGAGGGCTCTGCCCACCCTAGAGCGACCCCTTTTCTGGGTTACGTGTGTATCTGTCCGTCCCCCCTTGCACCCCTCTGTCATCCCTCTACACTCATCCATCCcctctgcactcctctgtctgcCCCCATGCCCCCCTCTATCCATCTGTCCTCCTGGGCACACACCcgtcccctgcccacccctctaTCCATCGGTCCCAGCTCCCCCCGGGGGGCTGCTGCACCCAAGCTTTTTACCAGTCCTTCGGCAGAGCCCGTCagtgccaggccctgcacccttccccactgggctccagcccccctgcttccccccgggagctctgcccagctggcCAGCCAAAACCAGCCGCCTGggggagcccctcaccccctgcagggccccccggcAGCGCTGCCCGGTTGTGGGGAGCCCCAAGGTTCGCCACCCACCGCCGCCTCGGCCCATTGTCCCTGCCGGGTTCCCGGCTGGAGCGTCCCCTCCTTAGGGGGGTTCATTGCCCCGTGGCAGGTGGCTAACGGGAGGCCGAGGTTTTAAGCCCGGCTTCAGTGCCAGGCCAACGGGGTGAAACTCGAGGGCAGAGCAGAAGGCGCCCAGAGGTGGGTGAAGGTGGGTCGGTGGGGAAGAGAAATCCTGTCTCACCCACCGGCGTGTGGCAAAGCAGGCCGGGCCcagagggaagggggtggttaaaaGACGGGACAAAGGGGAGTTTTTGGCCCGGAGAGCGATAGATGCGGGGTGCCCCCAGGGCCGGGGCTGTGCAGCGGACTCAGAAAGGCAGACGGGGCGGACGCTGAGCAAACACTTGCAGACGAGACAAACTGACTCCGGATCGTTAAGTCCAAAGCGCCCGGCGAAGAGCCCCCCCCCGAAGATCTCCCAGAACAGGGCGACTGGGCCGTGAAACGCGGGGTTGAGAAACGTGACGCTGGAGGGGATCGTACCTACGCCAGGAGGGGATCGAGATTAGCCCCCGAGACCGAGATGGCGGAGTCAGGATCGTTCGCGGCAAACGTCAGGGAAAGGGAGGTGAGGAAACGGGGGGGAGAATCGGACAGACGATACCCTAGTGCCGCCCCATGAATACGGCGGGCGGTTCGGGTCGCCCCAGCTCCAAACAGATCTGTTCGCGTTGGGAGAGGTGTGGAGAAGGTCAGAGAAACGAGGCGGGGGTGGAACAGCTTCCggctgaggagagaggaaaaGGCCGGGCACCGTTCGGAGAGGGCGAAGGGGGATGTGAAATCGGGACGGGGATGGAGACggggaagtgctatttacccccTCACGTGAGGTGAGAACCAGGGTTTAGCCGATGAAATGAACAagcagcaggttgaaaacaaagCGACGGCAGCGACGGCAacctggggaactccctgccGGGGGATGCCGGGAAGGGTGGAAGTCGAACGGGGTTCGAGAGTGGGTCCAGCGCCGGTGGTCACGGGGGCAACCCAGgccctgggtgtccctaaacctctgcctGCCCAAAGCCGGAAGCGGACGGTGAGGTGCTCACGCAACAGtcgccctgttctgttcgttctcCGTGACGCAACGGGCCCCGGCCACTGGCGGCAACAAGCCACTGGGCCGGCGACTGTTCTTCCCTGGTCCTCGGGGGCTGGTTGGCTGTGTGGTTCCTCCGTCAATCGGGGTCGCTTCCAACTGCCCCTTTAACACCCCgttcacccccctcccacacacacacactccatggtcccacccccatggcaccagctctGCCCCGAGAGCAGCCTTGTAACCCTTCGGCCCCCACGGTGGAGCTGTGCAaatcacagagggaaactgaggcagacatgGGCCTCAAAAATATTACAGCAAATTTCCACTTCCTCGTGCCATCCATCAATACGATTCTAGGTGTGTGTCCgtccatccccccacaccctctctatccatccatccatcccccaagCCCTGTTTCtgtccatcccctgcccctctgtCTATCCATgtcccctccacaccccctctatccatccatctccccacacggcctctatctatctatccatccctcgCAGCACACCCCAAACAGCTGTCCGTCTGTCCCCCACCCTTGGCTCTGTCCATTATCTGtgtccaacccccccccccctgcctttTGTTctatgtccagccctctcctgctgACACAAGTTGCCCCAGGACACCCTGAAAAGTGCCTTGTctgttcccagccccacagctgggctACCTGCGGGGGGCGTTGAGCCctataacccctctccccccgctaGACTATGGCTGGAGGATGCTGTATTCAAACTGCATCACATAGAACCATGGATGCCCCTCCCCCTTCCGAGGGGAgtgcagtgccccctgctgggcacaTGGGGGGAGgtagcacggggggggggggctctgttaCAGCCTTGATGTGACTGTGGGAATTACACCTAGACTGATACTAAACCGTGTCCAGCTGTCTGtgatgccccctgctggaggggccgggccctgcgctgtgtgtgtgtccctggcgccccctgctggaggggatgggccctgcgctgtgtgtgcccctggcgccccctgctggaggggccgggccctgcgcCGTGTGTGTGATCatggcaccccctgctggaggggacgggccctgcgctctctgtgtgtgtccctggcgccccctgctggaggggacgggccctgcgctgtgtgtgtccctggcgccccctgctggaggggccgggccctgcgctctgtgtgtgtgtgtccctggcaccccctgctggaggggccaggccctgcgctgtgtgtgtccgtccctggcgccccctgctggaggggccgggccctgcgctgggtgtgtgtgtgtccctggcgccccctgctggaggggccgggccctgcgctgtgtgtgtgtgtgtccctggcgccccctgctggaggggccgggccctgtgctgtgtgtgtccctggcgccccctgctggaggggacgggccctgcgctgtgtgtgtgtccctggcgccccctgcgggcggggccgggccctgcgctgtgggtgtgtgtgtccctggcgccccctggaggggccgggccctgcgctgTGTGTGTCCTGGCGCccctgctggaggctgtgtgtgtgtgtcctggcgCCCCTGCTGGAGGGCCGGGCCCTGTGCTGTGTGTGGGGCcctgcgctgtgtgtgtgtgtccctggcgccccctgctcGAGGGGCTGGGCCCTGTGCCGGGTGTATgtgtccctggcgccccctgctggaggggccgggccctgcactgtgtgtgtccctggcgccccctgctggaggggccgggccctgcgctgtgtgtccctggcgccccctgctggaggggccgggccctgcgctgtgtgtccctggtgccccctgctggaggggccggaCCCTGCGCTGTGTGTGTtcctggcgccccctgctggaggggccgggccctgcgctgtgtgtgttcctggcgccccctgctggaggggccagGCCCTGCGCTGTGGGTGGGTGCAGAGGGCACTGGGACAAGCCCTTCTGTAGCTTGGACAATGCTGCCTCTGACCCCAGTATTAATAAAGTTTAATTTAAATCCCTCCGTGAGGCCTCACTGAACTGGGGAgcgcagtcctgccccccccccccggtggttGGGAGCAGAACTGCCCCACATGGGGGGGCCCATCTCGTTCCTTTTACCTGCTGTTTGTCCATCCATCTTCCCCTGCATCCATCCCTCCAGCCATCCCCCCACGTACCCCACACCTCCCCCCATGTACCCACTCCCCCCCGCTATCCCAGACAATGCAGCACTTGACCCCTCCATCTCTCAGCCCacatcctcctccccacacacctcgctcccccaagccccacccccatccatgtGTCCAGTCCCCCCCACGGCACGCGGGTAGCAGACACTTGGGGGTTAATATTCACTCTTTTTTAATCTTTGTTCATTTTGGCAAATCGGGAGCAGGCCGAAGGCGGCGCCGGGCGAGACGCCAGGCGTCTCCCCATGCCCACGTATTTACAGACCTGGccttgtttggcagctgcctggtggggggggggtggttctTGGGGGGCAGGTAGATCCCCCCCTTAATGACAAACTGAGCCAGAAACGCATCCTGGAGGGTGCCAGTGAAATCCAGGCCCACTGCTGACACAGGCTAGGTAGGGCTGGGTGAGGGGGCGGGACACCGGCGTAGCTGGACCCATGGGTGTGATCCAGTGGGGCAGGACACCAGGGTAGAGGgacccatgggtctgatccaggagAAAAGGGGCAGGATACTGGGTAGCTGGTGCCCCctagtggggaaaggccccatgtcccattccctgcccccctgagccagccagtccctcaacctggggccagatgggagctggtgcccccttCCCTAAGCCTAACCCCATGCACCCCCAATGGGCCAAAGGCAGGGGGTGGGCCCCCAGGACTAGAAAATACACCCAGTGCCCCTCCTCTGCAACAGGCTCTGTAACCCCCACTGACTCCATCAGGCTCCCAGTAGAAACCAGTGGTGCCCCCCCATCCCAGTAATAACTCAGCAGCCGCCTGCACCAGGCCAGGGTCTCCACTCGGCCCCCAGTACCAACCAGCGAGCGTCAGACTCTTAGCCACCTcacccccccattccccctccccgctGAATCCCGGGGCCCCAGCTGATctccagctgcagggggtgggggctccatCCTCAGTACACATCCTGGGGGGGGGCACGAAGGTGTCTGTATAACGATGCCCCCCCTTGTCCATCCGTCAGGCGGCAGCTGGTGCCAGGAGGGGGAAGCGGGCAGCAGCTTTGGGGCCTACATtccaaagtggggggggggcagggctgcttaGGGGGAGCCCCCCATTGCTGATGAGTTATGGGGCATTTCCCCCCTTTGCTTGAGACAGAGTTAAACTGGTAGGGGGAccagtcctggggggggggcagtctgagcccccccaccccgctacGTAGCTCGCTGCCCCTCGAGGTTGGATTTGGCACAAGACAGTTTTGACAGCAAACTCCCACGTgcggggaaaggggcagagaggggctctggggggcaggtaCATTCAGCAGCCTGGCTGCCCCCCAGCGGCTGAGTCACTGTAAAAAAATTGTCCAGAGAAGCAAGTccttgtgtgggggggagggatcccAAAACgctggctttgcccccccccccgagtctcTGTGTCCCCCAGAACACGCCTGGTGCATGCGTCTCCCAGCCAGGCTAGGGGGTGAGGGCGCGGGGGGCGATGGCCCAGCGCCATCCCATGGAGTCTCTGATTGCTGGGGGTGGGTCCCCGCCTCAGTTCTCAATGGGGTCTggaagagaaggagagaggagcagaaggtCAGAGCAAAAAGACCTGGATCAGCCCCACGGCCCCATCAGCCCAGTACCCTGCCCCCAGAtcagccccatgggcccatctaccccggtatcctgccTCGTCCCTGTCCTCAGATCAGCCCCACGgacccatctaccccggtatcctgcccctccctgcctgccctggatcagccccacaggcccatctaccccggtatcctgcccctccctgcctgccctggatcagccccacaggcccatctaccccggtatcctgcccctccctgcctgccctggatcagccccacaggcccatctaccctggtatcctgccccctccctgcctgccctggatcagccccacaggcccatctaccccggtatcctaccccctccctgcctgccctggatcagccccacaggcccatctaccctggtatcctgcctcctccctgcccccagatcagccccaggggcccatctaccccggtatcctgccCCCAGATCAGCTCCACAGCCCCATCGCCCCGGTCTCACTCACTGGCTGTGGGCGCCAGCTCGGCCTCGCGGGGGGCCAGGTGGGGCTCGAGGGCGGGGGAGACGGTGAAGCGGGAGAAGCGCAGGGCGTCCatcaggctgggctctgcccccttgGCCGGGAGCAGTGCGGGGGGCGGCGTTGGGGGGGCCCCCGAGCTGGGGTCCGTCACCATGGAGACGAAGGACGGGTTCTGGGCCATCAGCGGGAAGTCGTCGTCCCATTCGAAGCTGccgcctggggggcagggggagggtgagagggggcggggccagccccaccccactgccaatGGCCCCTCCCCAGGGAGGGATCCCCGCTGCGGCCAACGCCCCTTCCCCCATTGGTTGGCACAGCCAACACCCCCTTCCCCATGGGGATATCTGGCCTGTGTCTaagccccccccccatctcctcctgagcccccacctccctctggctcagctccctcctccccacaccttgGGGCACCGTGGCAAGGGGGCATCAACCAGCAGCTGCTGTTTATGGCTGTATGCaaacaagcattttaaaatatgcaaaCGAGCCCATGAAATAATTGGTGATGgcttggccctgcccccccccccgtggcgcGGGGCTCACTGAATCCGTCGGCGGGCGGGAAGGCCTCAAGGCCAGGCTGCCCCACGGGGCCCTGGGTGGTGCCGCCCTCGCCCTCCGGGCCGCTCTGCGAGCTCAGCTCATTGGTGGGCGTCTCCTAGGAGCAGATGGGGGAGAATGAGTGTGTTGGCCCCGCCCaacccagcctggccccgccccgtCCCATCACTCCCACACCCTGGGCTCCTCCCTATTCTTTGTCCCCGCCTTCCTACACCAgactccaccccctgctctcctgGCCCCGCCCTCCACccaccaggccccacccccatcctgcagGACCCGCACTCACCTGGTCTTAGAGGTAGACGGTGACGTCGTTGAAGAAGGACACCTTCTTAAGTTTCCATTCCCCATTCCTGGGCCCTGACCtatcaccccagccccgcctccagcccgcaggccccgcccccatccccaggctccacccccatcccgcaggccccgccctcacctggTCGAAGAGGTAGACGGTGAAGTCGTCGAAGGAGGACACCATCTTACGTTCCCATTCATTCCTGGGCCCTGACCCATCACCCCAGCCCGCCCCATCCCCAGGCTCCACCCCATcctgcaggccccccccccctcccgcaggccccgccctcacctggTCGAAGAGGTAGACGGTGACGTCGTCGAAGAAGGACACCATCTTGCGTTTCCATTCCCCATTCCTGGGCCCTGACCcatcaccccagccccgcctccatcccgcaggccccccccccctcccccaggctccacccccatcccgcaggccccgccctcacctggTCGAAGAGGTAGACGGTGACGTCGTCGAAGAAGGACACCATCTTGCGTTTCCGGTCCAGCTCGGCAGCCTCCTCGGCCGAGCGCGGGGACTTGAGCAGCCCGCGTAGGTTGCGCCCGTCGTCCGAGTCGCTGACCACGATGGGGACGCCCCCGACACCCGGcgcctcctcatcctcctcctcctcctcgcccggccccagcgccccccgcccagccccctcctcctccgctGCCAGCCCCCCGCAGCCCTTCCGCCCCCCCGGGCCGGCGAAGGGCTGCAGGCTCAGCGGGGGCAGCGCCAGCGACAGGCGCGAGACCTTGGCTGCAGGCGGGGATGGGACGGGGGGGGCAAAGGTCAGGGTCGAGAGGTGAAGTGAGAGAAGGGTGGAGGTGAAAGTTCAAGGGTCAGAGGAAGTGAGCACCCCGTCCTCCATTcctacctcccccccccctcctctgtccatcccccccccccctaccTGCCTCCATCCGTCCCCTGCATCCATCCCGccactctcccctgcccccatcctctgtccatccatccccacacctaccggcctccatccatccccaccccacccacatccatcccggccactctcccctgcccccatcctctgtccatccatccccacacctactggcctccatccatccccaccccacccgcatCCATCCCTGCCACtcttcctgctgcccccccatcctctgtccatccatcccccccacacctaccggcctccatccatccccccgcATCCATCCCTGCcactctccccacagcctccccatCCTCTGTCCATCCACCCACACCCCTGGTCCTCCGTCCATCCATGCCCCTCACACCTCCTGGTCTCCAtccatctctccatccatcctCCCACATCCCTAGTCCTCcatccaccctccccaccccagtcctccatccatcccttcgtCCATCCCCACTCCCAGTGCTCCGTCCATCCCCAACACCTCCCAGTCTCCATCCATGCCCCCACCTCCTGACCTCCAtccatctccccaccccagtcctcCATTCATCCCTCCATCCATTCCCAACCCCATCCTCCACCTGTCCCTTCCACTGTCCGTGCTGCCCCTGCATCCTCTGTCCGTCCCCACCCCAGTCATCCATCCTCCGTCCATCCCCAACACCCCACTCCTCTGTCCATCCCCTACTCCCACTCCTCCATCCATCCTCGACATCCCCACTCCTCCATTCATGTCTCCGTccatcccctaccccagtcctccatccatccccccactccccggccttcatccatccctccatccccccacacctcccttcCTCTGTCCTGCAGAGGTACCCTCCCCAGATGATCCCTCTCCTGTCCTGACAGCTCCCGCTCCAGATGGTCCCCAATCCTTCCCCAGACAGCTCCCCCCCCCAGAtggcccccatccctccccccagacggtccctgccccctccctccgaTGGAACCCCCGACCCCTGGCATCTCCCTACCTTTGATGTCCTcgctgcctgggctccctgccgtGCTGAAGTCCAGGTGGGGCTGCGGCTGCTCAGATGCCAGGTCGGCCCCctcggggcaggggacaggggcctTCCCGCTCAGCTCCGGCACCTCCTGGCCGTCTAGCTGCCCTTCCTCGCTCTCCgccccctcctccttttcctgGGGCGGCCCACCTGCCGTCTCCCCGCCGCCCCCTTCCTGCTCGTCTCCAGCGCCCCGGGCCCCCTCGGGCTCCAGGGCCCAGAGTCGGATCACGGCCTCCTCCTTGGCAGCTGGGGCCCCGGACACCGGGGTCCCCGGGTCCCGGTGGTTGCAGAGCAGGTTGCGGGTGATGTTCTCCCGCAGCGACACCAGCAGCTGCTCCTTGCACACCTGCACCACGAAGCCGGCCTCCACCTTGGCCGGCGCCGGCTGCCCCCCATCCTGCCCCGCctccggctcctcctcctccccccggcccccctcTGCCTCGCCGTCGGAAAAATAGGCCGAATCCCGGTGGGTCGTGGCCAGCCCCCGCCCCGTGCCCGCTTCCTCCTCGGTCCCCGGCGTCTCCTCCGACAGCGTCAGGTCGCTGGTGGACTCCGAGATGGGCGTGGGGGGCAGTTGGGCAGCATCCCCTTCGCCGGGCGACTCCCCGTCCTCTTCCTCCTCGGGCTCCCGGACGAGGAGCTCCGGGGAGAAGGTGCTCTCCGTCTCGTAGCCGCTGTCGGGGAACTTCTGGCCTGGCGAGGAGAAGCGGGAGGCCGGGCTGCAGCCCTCGGAGGAGCTGGTGTTGGATGGGAGGTCCAGCGAGTCCCCGGAGTCCAGCGGGCCCCTCCGCCGGCCCACCGGGGCCGGGCCGATCTCGGGCCTGGCTGCGAAGCCGTCTGCGGCCTCGGGCACGATGGCGATGGTCTCCTCGTCGGCACTCTCCGCCAGCGTGGCCAGGGGCGGGATCTCCACCGGCACGATGACGCTGCAGCAGGCGGCGGTCAGGCCGGGGAAGGGTGAGCCCGGCGGCCGCCCGGCCGCCCCCCGCTTGGGGTAGTCCTGAAGTTCGTAGCTCACCACGGCCGTGCCCATCAGTGGGTCGTAGAACGCCGAGGGAGGGGGCGGCGCCCCGGTTAAAGGGGGTGGGCCgagcggcccggccccgccctctccagctcctggggGCCCCTCTCCCAGCAGGATGGGGCAGTCGGCCAGGGAGCCCCGCTCCACCTTAAGGGAGGAGTCGTCCTCGGTGCCGTAGCTGTCGCGGTGGGGCCGGGGGATGGGGGCGTGGTTGCTCCAGCCGCTCACGACCTCCCCCCGGCCCGGGGCGCAGCGGCAGCGCCCGCCCCGGCTGCAGagcgggcagagcagggggttgcggCGCCCGCCCCCGCCGCTGCTGGCGTCCTCCCCGTCCGTGCTGCCGGCCGAACTCTGCTCCTCCATCAGGGAGGGCTCCCGGTCCCAGGGGGGCGAGGGGCGGAACTCCGAGGGGTCCCCCGCCAGCGTCTCCCCGGCCCCCCGCTCCTCCAGCCCCTCGCAGTCCCAGCCacgctgctgctcctccagctcctGGTACACGTGGAGCAGGGACTCCCCCAGGAAGATGCCCCCCGGTGCCGGATCCGTCAGCGAGGTCTCCTGGATCTCGGCCCGGAAGGGGTTGGCGCTGCGCCGGGCCGGCTCCCGGGACACCGAGATAAAGGGGTTGGTGGCACCGGGGGCCCAGCTTGCCGGCCCCTccggcaggaggtgggggaggtggtgccgggccaggggcggggggctgcccCGGCCCGCTTCGATGGGGTCCCAGTCGGAAGGGAAGAGGGGCTCCGGCGGGGAGCCGGGCACCCCGTACTGGCGCTCGTAaacggggctgggggtgcagacggTGCCCGCGGGCCCTTCCCCCTCGCCGTGCTCCTCCAGCCGGATGTAGTACTCGCTGCTGACCGAGGGGCTGCGGGCGCTAATCACTGGGACCACGCTGGGCGTCTCCAGGCTCTGCCGCGCCGGCGCCTCGTAGAAGGGGTTGGCGCCGGGCACGGCCAGGCTGCCGTTGCTGGCGGGGGCGGCCCCGGGGGCCGGGCTGGCCTTCCAGCGCCCCAGCCGGGCCTTCTCCCACATGTACTCGACGTTGAGCCCCCGGCTGCTCTCGGTGATCGTGAGGACGTCGTCCAGGTCGGCCCCCTGGAAGCCATCCAGCAGCGGGTAGGCCGAGATCTCCTCCGAGCGGCGCCGGCGGTGGGGGGAGGCGGCCGGCGAGCGCTTGGGCTTCAGGGCGTTCCAGCGCCACTCGAAACTCTCCTCCGCCTGCGCGTGGCAGCGCTCCGTCAGCAGGTAGGTCAGCTGCAGGTGCAGCTCCTCCAGCGTGGGGCGCTGTGGCGCTGGCAGCCAGCACGACTGCATCACCTCGTACCTGCAACGGGAGGGAGACGGGGCggtcagggcagggagggacAGAACAGTCAGAGAACAACAGTCGGAAAAAGAACAGCTGGAGAGGTGGAAGAACCACCAGAGAGATAGAGTAAGGGTCAGGAATAAGCTAGCTGTAGAGACTGAAGAACAGCCAGAGAGACACAGGAGGACCTGCAGAAAACAACAGCCGGAGAGACAGAGAAACAGCTGGAGAGAGATGAAAGAACAGTTTCAAAACAACTGCCAGAAAGAGACAGAACAATCAGAAAACAGACAGAGCAGTCAGAAAGTAACAGCCAAAGAAACAGGAGAACTGTCAGAAAGAGGCAGAAGAACACCCAGAAAAAACACTTGAGAGAGACAGAAGAACagtcaggggggaaaaaacagcctgtcagagagagacagaagaaCTGCTGGAGACAGAGAAAACAAACAGCCAGAGAGGAGAACAGCTGGACAGAGAGGCAGAACAACAGTAAGAAAATAACAGCTGTAG includes:
- the LOC120388245 gene encoding serine/threonine-protein kinase LMTK3-like isoform X1 codes for the protein MSETPCVSVHMALCVIVYLDCNLLRAHASISVYGSIQHPARWGLVPAWGHWTRLQQKQALAAPLENDGLSQGRFPLAPPYAVVLISCSGLLAFVFLLLTCLCCKRGDVGFKEFENPDGEEYSGEYTPPAEETSSSQSIPDVYILPLSEVSLPAPNQQMPKTDLVKHLGLSRQHLSYLQEIGNGWFGKVILGEIFSDFTPAQVVVKELRVSAGPLEQRKFLSEAQPYRSLQHPNILQCLGLCTETIPFLLIMEFCQLGDLKRYLRAQCQADGLTPDLLTRDLGTLQRMAYELILGLLHLHKNNYIHSDLALRNCLLTSDLTVRVGDYGLSHNNYKEDYYITPDRLWIPLRWVAPELLDEVHGTLVVVDQSKESNVWSLGVTMWELFEFGSQPYRHLSDEEVLAFVIKEQQMKLAKPRLKLPYSDYWYEVMQSCWLPAPQRPTLEELHLQLTYLLTERCHAQAEESFEWRWNALKPKRSPAASPHRRRRSEEISAYPLLDGFQGADLDDVLTITESSRGLNVEYMWEKARLGRWKASPAPGAAPASNGSLAVPGANPFYEAPARQSLETPSVVPVISARSPSVSSEYYIRLEEHGEGEGPAGTVCTPSPVYERQYGVPGSPPEPLFPSDWDPIEAGRGSPPPLARHHLPHLLPEGPASWAPGATNPFISVSREPARRSANPFRAEIQETSLTDPAPGGIFLGESLLHVYQELEEQQRGWDCEGLEERGAGETLAGDPSEFRPSPPWDREPSLMEEQSSAGSTDGEDASSGGGGRRNPLLCPLCSRGGRCRCAPGRGEVVSGWSNHAPIPRPHRDSYGTEDDSSLKVERGSLADCPILLGEGPPGAGEGGAGPLGPPPLTGAPPPPSAFYDPLMGTAVVSYELQDYPKRGAAGRPPGSPFPGLTAACCSVIVPVEIPPLATLAESADEETIAIVPEAADGFAARPEIGPAPVGRRRGPLDSGDSLDLPSNTSSSEGCSPASRFSSPGQKFPDSGYETESTFSPELLVREPEEEEDGESPGEGDAAQLPPTPISESTSDLTLSEETPGTEEEAGTGRGLATTHRDSAYFSDGEAEGGRGEEEEPEAGQDGGQPAPAKVEAGFVVQVCKEQLLVSLRENITRNLLCNHRDPGTPVSGAPAAKEEAVIRLWALEPEGARGAGDEQEGGGGETAGGPPQEKEEGAESEEGQLDGQEVPELSGKAPVPCPEGADLASEQPQPHLDFSTAGSPGSEDIKAKVSRLSLALPPLSLQPFAGPGGRKGCGGLAAEEEGAGRGALGPGEEEEEDEEAPGVGGVPIVVSDSDDGRNLRGLLKSPRSAEEAAELDRKRKMVSFFDDVTVYLFDQETPTNELSSQSGPEGEGGTTQGPVGQPGLEAFPPADGFSGSFEWDDDFPLMAQNPSFVSMVTDPSSGAPPTPPPALLPAKGAEPSLMDALRFSRFTVSPALEPHLAPREAELAPTANPIEN